Proteins encoded within one genomic window of Apis mellifera strain DH4 linkage group LG1, Amel_HAv3.1, whole genome shotgun sequence:
- the LOC408623 gene encoding endophilin-A isoform X2: protein MAFAGLKKQINKANQYMTEKMGGAEGTKLDVDFMDMERKTDVTYELVEELQMKTKEFLQPNPTARAKMAAVKGISKLSGQAKASTYPQPEGVLGDCMLTYGKKLGEDSIFAQALIEMGEAMKQMADVKYSLDDNIKQNFLEPLHHLQTKDLKEVMHHRKKLQGRRLDFDCKRRRQAKAGKRSSSPHFGSPAKSSSPYTDDEIRQAEEKFAESLHLAQLGMFNLLENDVEQVAQLATFSEALLEYHQQCTEILRTLTETLLEKKDEAANKPKLEFVPKTLADLHVDGLPTSDAMNGGNFSLHGASRAGSPIHVEGKRSQLELFPAGNPPQSANASPLPSPSKSPARTPMTRQPCCTALYDFEAENPGELGFKENDTITLTRKIDENWFEGTLNGRTGYFPVTYVQVVVPLP, encoded by the exons ATGGCGTTCGCGGGTTTGAAGAAACAGATTAACAAAGCCAATCAG tatatGACTGAGAAGATGGGCGGAGCGGAAGGAACCAAGCTCGACGTCGACTTTATGGATATGGAGAGG AAAACGGACGTCACGTACGAGCTGGTGGAGGAGTTACAAATGAAAACGAAAGAGTTCCTTCAGCCGAATCCCACAGCAAGAGCGAAGATGGCCGCGGTCAAGGGCATCAGCAAGCTCAGCGGTCAAGCGAAAGCCTCGACTTACCCCCAGCCAGAAGGTGTTCTCGGCGATTGTATGCTTACCTATGGAAAGAAACTAGGGGAGGATAGTATTTTCG CTCAGGCTCTCATTGAAATGGGCGAGGCGATGAAGCAGATGGCGGACGTGAAATATTCGTTGGACGACAACATTAAACAAAACTTCCTCGAGCCTCTGCACCATTTGCAGACTAAAGACCTGAAAGAAGTGATG CATCACCGGAAAAAACTTCAGGGACGAAGGCTGGACTTCGATTGCAAGAGAAGACGTCAAGCGAAAG CCGGAAAAAGATCTAGCAGTCCTCATTTTGGAAGTCCAGCGAAAAGTTCATCACCGTACACTG ACGACGAGATTCGTCAAGCCGAGGAAAAATTCGCCGAGAGTCTCCACCTAGCACAATTGGGCATGTTCAATCTTTTGGAAAATGAC gtaGAACAAGTGGCACAGTTGGCAACATTCAGTGAAGCTCTTCTGGAGTATCATCAACAGTGTACTGAAATTCTGAGAACATTAACAGAGACACTTTTAGAGAA aaaagacGAAGCGGCGAATAAACCAAAACTGGAATTCGTACCGAAAACATTGGCCGATTTGCACGTCGATGGATTACCTACATCGGATGCTATGAACGGTGGGAACTTCTCCCTCCATG GGGCAAGTCGAGCCGGGTCTCCAATTCATGTGGAGGGGAAGCGCTCGCAGCTCGAGCTATTTCCAGCAGGAAACCCGCCACAATCTGCCAATG CTTCTCCCTTACCATCTCCAAGCAAATCGCCAGCCAGGACTCCGATGACAAGACAACCATGTTGCACAGCTTTGTACGATTTCGAAGCAGAAAATCCTGGAGAGCTCGGCttcaaa GAGAACGATACGATCACTCTGACCAGGAAGATCGACGAAAATTGGTTCGAGGGTACCTTGAACGGTCGTACGGGTTATTTCCCAGTAACTTATGTGCAAGTCGTAGTGCCATTACCTTAA
- the LOC408623 gene encoding endophilin-A isoform X3 → MAFAGLKKQINKANQYMTEKMGGAEGTKLDVDFMDMERKTDVTYELVEELQMKTKEFLQPNPTARAKMAAVKGISKLSGQAKASTYPQPEGVLGDCMLTYGKKLGEDSIFAQALIEMGEAMKQMADVKYSLDDNIKQNFLEPLHHLQTKDLKEVMHHRKKLQGRRLDFDCKRRRQAKAGKRSSSPHFGSPAKSSSPYTDDEIRQAEEKFAESLHLAQLGMFNLLENDVEQVAQLATFSEALLEYHQQCTEILRTLTETLLEKKDEAANKPKLEFVPKTLADLHVDGLPTSDAMNGASRAGSPIHVEGKRSQLELFPAGNPPQSANGQETSPLPSPSKSPARTPMTRQPCCTALYDFEAENPGELGFKENDTITLTRKIDENWFEGTLNGRTGYFPVTYVQVVVPLP, encoded by the exons ATGGCGTTCGCGGGTTTGAAGAAACAGATTAACAAAGCCAATCAG tatatGACTGAGAAGATGGGCGGAGCGGAAGGAACCAAGCTCGACGTCGACTTTATGGATATGGAGAGG AAAACGGACGTCACGTACGAGCTGGTGGAGGAGTTACAAATGAAAACGAAAGAGTTCCTTCAGCCGAATCCCACAGCAAGAGCGAAGATGGCCGCGGTCAAGGGCATCAGCAAGCTCAGCGGTCAAGCGAAAGCCTCGACTTACCCCCAGCCAGAAGGTGTTCTCGGCGATTGTATGCTTACCTATGGAAAGAAACTAGGGGAGGATAGTATTTTCG CTCAGGCTCTCATTGAAATGGGCGAGGCGATGAAGCAGATGGCGGACGTGAAATATTCGTTGGACGACAACATTAAACAAAACTTCCTCGAGCCTCTGCACCATTTGCAGACTAAAGACCTGAAAGAAGTGATG CATCACCGGAAAAAACTTCAGGGACGAAGGCTGGACTTCGATTGCAAGAGAAGACGTCAAGCGAAAG CCGGAAAAAGATCTAGCAGTCCTCATTTTGGAAGTCCAGCGAAAAGTTCATCACCGTACACTG ACGACGAGATTCGTCAAGCCGAGGAAAAATTCGCCGAGAGTCTCCACCTAGCACAATTGGGCATGTTCAATCTTTTGGAAAATGAC gtaGAACAAGTGGCACAGTTGGCAACATTCAGTGAAGCTCTTCTGGAGTATCATCAACAGTGTACTGAAATTCTGAGAACATTAACAGAGACACTTTTAGAGAA aaaagacGAAGCGGCGAATAAACCAAAACTGGAATTCGTACCGAAAACATTGGCCGATTTGCACGTCGATGGATTACCTACATCGGATGCTATGAACG GGGCAAGTCGAGCCGGGTCTCCAATTCATGTGGAGGGGAAGCGCTCGCAGCTCGAGCTATTTCCAGCAGGAAACCCGCCACAATCTGCCAATG GGCAAGAAA CTTCTCCCTTACCATCTCCAAGCAAATCGCCAGCCAGGACTCCGATGACAAGACAACCATGTTGCACAGCTTTGTACGATTTCGAAGCAGAAAATCCTGGAGAGCTCGGCttcaaa GAGAACGATACGATCACTCTGACCAGGAAGATCGACGAAAATTGGTTCGAGGGTACCTTGAACGGTCGTACGGGTTATTTCCCAGTAACTTATGTGCAAGTCGTAGTGCCATTACCTTAA